The stretch of DNA ctagtgtgtcaccctggggagccccggttttattcgtcaagaagaaagatggaactatgaggatgtgcatcgattacagagaattgaacaagctgacagtgaagaataaatatccattacctaggatcgatgatttgttcgatcagcttcaggggaagacggtcttttccaagattgaccttcgctcgggttatcatcagttgaaaatccgagaggaggacattccgaagacggctttccgtactaggtatggacattatgaatttctggttatgtcgtttggactaaccaatgctcctgcagcatttatggatttgatgaatagagtattcaaggatttcctcgatatctgtgtgattgtgtttatcgacgatatcctcgtgtactctcaatcagaagaggagcatgagttacatcttcagatggtactgcaacgacttcgggaacacaagctttatgcgaagttcaagaaatgtgaattctagctatctcaggtgtccttcttagggcacatcgccagcaaagatgggatcaaggtggatcccgggaagatagaatccgtcagtgattggccgagaccgaagacagtgacagagatcagaagcttcttgggtttaactgggtattaccgtaggttcgtggaagggttttcaaaaatttcaatgcccttaaccgaacttacaaagaagaatcagcggtttgtctggtcagacaagtgcgaagctagttttcaggagctgaaacagaggttgattaccgctccagtgctagctttgccttcagacaacgagaaattcgtagtttattgcgatgcatccagacagggtctcgggtgtgtgctgatgcaagtcgatcgggtcatcgcttatgcctcctgtcaattaaaggattatgaacagcgatacccgactcatgatctagagttggccgcggtggtttttgcattgaagatttggcggcattacctttacggagaaaggtgtgaaatctataccgaccataaaagtctcaagtattaaTTTACTCataaggatttgaatatgagacagaggcgttggttggaattagtgaaagattacgactgtgagattctctatcaccctgggaaggccaatgtagtggtcgatgccctgagcaggaagggtcccgggcagatggctagcatggttcagatctcacctcagctagcagatgacatggttagatccagcattgagtttgtggtaggtcagcttcacaacttaacgctgcaatctgatctgttggatagaattaaagccgctcagatgactgatccagagttagtgaagatcagagatgagggtttggctggtcaagccagggatttttcagtgtcagacaacgagatgcttttgtataaagctagggtttgcgttccgaatagtgtggaactcaagaatgagatctttgaggaggctctttctaccccgtattctctgcatcccggcactactaagatgtaccaagatcttaaaccgtacttctggtggagcggtatgaagaagaatttggtagaattcgtatcgagatgcctcacttgtcagcagattaaggctgaacatcagagaccagcagggttgttgcagcctctaaccctaccggaatggaagtgggaagatatcacgatggattttgtggtcgggttacctaggaccacgggtttgtttgattccatctgggtagtggtggatcgattcacgaaatctgctcattttctgcctgttagaacaacatttacagtggatcagttggcagaattgtatgtcagagagattgtaagacttcacggggtaccgaagtctatagtttcggatagggatccgaagttcacctccaaattttggcagagtttacaacgagcaatgggtacaaagctgttcagtacagcattccatcctcagaccgATGGttagtccgaaaggacaattcagatattggaggacatgttacgagcctgtgttatggattttgaaggctcttggaataaatatctactgttgatagaattttcttacaacaacagttatcagagtacgatagggatggctccctatgaactattatacggtaggaaatgtagatctcccatccattgggatgagacaggggagagaaaatacttaggtccagagtcagtgcagcggaccaatgaggcaatagaaaagataaaagctagaatgcttgcctcacagagtagacagaaaagttatgcagatctgaAACGCAGAGatattgagttccaagtagggaaccatgtgtttttacgagtgtctccaatgaaggggatcaaacgtttcgggaaaagaggcaagttatgccctagatttacaggacctttcgagattctcgagaagataggtcaagtggcataccggttagcattgcctccagctttatcagcagttcacaacgtattccatgtctcgatgttgagaaaatacgttccagatccctctcatatactcagttctgagagcctagaactgcagccagatatgacatacgaagaacagccagtgcagatcctggatagaaaggataaagtccttcggaataagaccatagcattggtcaaagttctctggagaaacagcaaggtggaggaagccacctgggagctagagtcagatatgagagctcaatatccagagttattcaggttagatttcggggacgaaatccttttaaggggggaatagttgtaaagaccgcttagtttaatttggaaattagcagttaatcatgtttaattatgaaattatttatagctatttaaataattatttatactgttattattgaattctgagatgcattttatgttatttagtagttttcataattttgcatttccggtgcccggtaacatggaactcggtgtttggctcagtaaaatcacaacttagtatgttagtagtgtgggacggattattagacattgggaatgtcgggattggccgagaatttagaaattcccaaaaatacccctttagtgttatttatgtgactttagtgtgaaggggcaaaatggtcattttaccccattgttagtttgtctttttgtgacttaataaattggaaaatatatgttatttaaatattgttttccgatctctcactctctctatatatataagattgtaTTAATTAGATTGTGCAAAAATTTTTTGCTTATGCTGGAACATATGAGAGAGTGTGCGTTGTTTCTTTTgctatttgtgtttgttgggaGAACTACTTATGTATTGGgtttggaaaaaaaatgaaaggggAAAAATGGTAGCTTTAGATTTTAATTTGTTGACCATATTGATtgggaattttgattttatatacttaaaaaattaaaaaaaatatattattaaactaaaaacctaaaccctaaaaaaactatgcttttttttcaaaaccccaaatatacccccctcacaattcactcattctctctctgcatcatctctctctctctctctctctctctctctctctctctctctctctctctctctctctctctctctctctctctctctctctctctctctctctctctctctctctctctctctctctctctctctctctctctctctctctctctctctctcacatcccaaccgcccaccctcaccaccacctccgacctccATCCTCCAACCTCTAACCTCcgaccctcaccaccacctccgaccacccgcaccaacacccTCGACCCAGCCCCACTCTCTCGGACCACCCAAAAGTCGCACCCCCTCagcccactctctcttcttctctctgaaatcgcagaaaaaaaaaaaattccccccaggtccgatggtcggaccccaatcggacccatcggaccccatggtccgaccatcagacctgggtctctcttcctctctctgaaaacgcaaaaaaaaatataaaaataaaaataaaacatataggtccgaccatcggacctggggggaaatttttttttttctgcgatttcagagagaagaagagagagtgggctGAGGGGGTGCGACTTTTGGATGGTCCGAGAGAGTGGGGCTGGGTCGGGGTAGtggtgcgggtggtcggaggtggtggtgagggtcggaggtcggaggatggaggtcggaggtggtggtgagggtgggcggttgggatgtaagatatagagagagagagagagagagagagagagagagagagagagagagatgatgcagagtgAGAATGGGTGAATtgtgagggggtatttttggagttttgaaaaaaaaagtatagtttttttaaagTTTAGATTTTcgatttaataataaatttttttaattttttaagcatataaaatcaaattttcctaTTGATAATAAGTTAtgctataatataataattactgAAAAGGTAGTAGTTTCGTGGGAACGAACCCATGTAGAGCAAAGCAAACAGAATGAAATTCTAATTCTATTAGTAGTTACGAATGactgtctatatatatatatatcaatgtaATAATAATGATGGACAGTCATTCTATATATTGGGGAAGTTCATATATTGATATAGAGTGGGACCCATCACGTGGACCACTTTAGCTGGCAAAGATAAAGATACTAAAGAATATGGTCATAAACCAGCGTgcagttattaattttttattttttttttcattttcgattatgttattttttctttcattttcctAAAAGGCTCATGAGGTTATTTTAGAGTTAGGGAGCATCAAAATAATCCTATTGTTGTTTACTACACATTTAACGATCGTCAAGCTCTCGGAATCTAAAAGAAATTGTCAAAGCTATATACCAAACTTGATATAGACgaagtaatataatataatatagaacTAGAATTAGGCGAGATTAAAGGTTGTTTGACTTCATaatttaaaaactgttttcagttttaaaaagttaaaaacggtttttaaaaatttataaggaTCGATtagcaaaatttttttaaaacagtttATAAAACtcaaaatgttgtttttaattttaaaaaataattttttttatctaacatattatatttattttatatttttgttcgCATACTCGGATTCTAAACTCGGAATCATACTTGAATTCGAACTCAGATGGATTCATGTCATAATATGgtgttaaaatattaattttttgtaagaaaaaatccaaaaataattttaaaaaatttatgtcaaatattattaaatttttaaaatgacgaAAAGCTATTTTCTATTCTTACtttaaaaaacacaattttaaaaaactgAAAACTGAAAACACAACCAAACAGGCTCTTAGTCTTTTTTGTCccattgttttaatttttttgagaaattttttttttaacaaaattatatttcattttttttcacagtaaaataactaattataaatatattgtactttaatttttgtaatttttatttatattttttttaaaaaataattgaaaatgtagttaaatttcaatttaaagaaagagaaaatgtataaaatatttttgttttatatatcaGTTTAatgcatttatttttatttgtttattagtGAAGCATCTCTAAGGATACACAAAATTTAAcgtcaaaaaatattttcactccaacgacaacactaaaaattacactaaaaaaatattttccattattatattaattatttaataaaatataaatttaatataatattaattaataaaaattacaacaattgttatattttactaataatttaaataattgctATATTATAttaactataatatacataactacataaaaaaaataaattaaaaaaagtttgTCGGGTGccgaaataaataaaagtaaattcGTACATCGCTTTTAAAAATGTGAATTGTAAaatttttcaagaaataattcttaattttataaatacaataatataaatatataaatattaattaaaaaaaagatatgcCGTGTTTACCGTACACTGTAGACAAAACCTCAAAACGCTGGAAGATATGCAGCGTTGGACCAAACATTTACAATATTGGTTGTGTTGATTATTGTATGATTAAATAACTTGAATGTTTTGTACTTTTTTAGCTACAATTATTGTGttaagtagaaaataaaattaattaaaaataaatatataaatttcaaattaaaaaaataattaattgaaaattataactagtcataagataaaattaaaaaaaaaattaggtttggaGTTAAGTTTGGAATTTGTTAGTTGAActtgtaattaataatattcaaaattaattataaataaaaaacaaatatattaatGATGGTTTAGATTTCAAGGGTTAATTGAGCCATTTGATTAAATTAAAGGCTACAAATTACTATGCCTATTAATAGGTAAAAATTACAATACTTAGGGCCCGTTTAGTATGCAggactggattggattagacagaCTAATTTGTCCAATTcagtgtttgggcatgttacaagtctggataactaatccagttaacctcatctgtctgggattatttatcccatccagtagggtgggataaataatctcaTGCatgtgacatttttttttatcatttttttaatttaaattttattaatatattttaaatttaataagaatttaaaggaaataattatcacacatttatttatacattttttttttatcaaaaacttattcattaaaattagtgaaaatgtataattttgaattattatacataagtttttaaaatttagaatattattaattaaataatagttacttaaattgattctaagaaaaaaatatgacaataaaattatatattatttttaaattactaaaaaaaattatataaatattttaaaaaattaatatttatattaaattagtgtttaagataaacaattttatattattcaagtatttttattttactattttaattatttattaaataaaaaatatgacaaaatattttattatatatttatgatatatttttaattatatatgatatattattttttttgctacgaattatttatttatatttatttattattatatattttaattttaatttattattatatgtttttatttaatttaagttttttttctaaaaggaaCTAAATAAAACAGTCCATTCTATTCTTAAATCAAACACAGGATTACTTTCAAcataatccaatcttgtccagtccagtCCAGTCCACTCCAATCCTTTTCAGTCCAATCCAGTCTAATTCTGCataccaaacgggcccttatTGTATTAGCCCCCATGATATATATTTGAGATGCTCTTAGTGAAAACAAAAAATCCGTAGAGATATAAcaaaataattgattaatttaaggGATTTTTTAGGAATATACTATATTAGCaaagtttttacaaaaataacgtTAAAGTATATATCAAATAGATAATGACGTGACACGTCATCATCGTCTTCACCGTAACCTTCAAACTGAAAACGAACAGCTAATCCTAAAATGCAGGAATCAAAGCGCGTGATTCACAATCTACAACGAAAACATATAAATTCATCAATTTTCATTTTAAAGCTCAttcgaaacaaaaaaaaacctagAAAATTCTCCGACAGTGGAAAATCTCCATCGCCAAAATGCAGAGAACTCCATTATTGATAACCTTCATTGATGAGATCTTCTTAGCTTAACATCCATTATCGACAGCGAATTAGCAACtaaacctaattaaaaaaaataaaccaataccaaaatacatcaataataaaaaaaaatcaacaaaatataaaagaaaaaaacaacaaatccataaatgcaacagattataaaaaaaatgaaaataaaaaagttaaaaaaaaaccttagtTCCATTGAAGATAAAACTAAGAAACAAGAGAAATAAAAACATaatcaaaaataaactaaaccaataccaaaaatacatcaataataataaaaaaaatcaacaaaatagaaaagaaaaaacaaacgaCATAAACAACAAATCCAAAAAATGCAACagattataaaacaaaaaataaaataaaaaagttacaaTGAAAGAGATACAATATTATGAAGAGAAGATGAAAACTGAACAAATAATGAAAGAGGAAAACAAGTGATACAATCAGTACTCTACGTGATTGACGTGTTGTAGCTTCTCAGGCTAAAGTCACGCGCGCACGCGAATAGAGGAgagcttttcaaaaaaaatgggCCAAACAATTAGGGAAACaagcccaaaataaaaaaagttaaaaaagaaaCCACCACAAAAAAAACGGCAACTATAAATCAGGAAAATTAGCTCACGAAAATaacattatttttgaaaaaagttTCCAAACTTAGGTGGCACATCAAATTTTcccttaatttaatataaaattctgCATATAAACTAGTCCTAATTAATAAGGTGCCACCGGTCACTTGAGGTAGTACTAATAGTCCACTAATATATATCACGTGGAAGATATATCGAACTACAATATATTAGTGACTAATCGAtggtaatatttttattgtaactattaTAGTTACATTTTTTTGGACCTGTAATAGCAAGTTACTAATAGgtaaatattctatttttagaattaattaattataattaactcttttcttaatataattaattaaatatttaacatgacctcttttagcaattaatatctataaatattttttttttgtttatatttaaattcttactctaattattttagcaattaagtcatttaattataatatttacaataaaatttatttttttacaaaaattagacttctttttacacaaattaaaattctcttcttattataaatttttaaataattaattatttttaaatgatatttaattattttgttacaattagatgaCACTACTACGAAAACAcactttagaggcggtttttaagccatttaggcgtcggttttcgcgaaattcgctaccgacgctgatcagggcgacgctaaagggtttatatgaaccgacgccatatatacccctatggcgtcagttattagctgggaaccgacgccataggggtacatatggcgtcggttcctagccaatAATCGACGCCATATATGgcgtaggaaccgacgccatatgtacgcGAATTTCagttttcctcattttttttaaatttaattatattattttaattttatatttattaatttatatattattttatttaatttaaattacatatttatttaaattttaaattacatatttatttaatttaattatatattaattacattttaaattaaatagtaattaaatttgggtaaaaacataatttgatttcataaaagtaattaaatattacacaaacatgtaaaattagttaaaaatattaataagttaataaatctaattacaagttaatctataaaaattacataatgaagaaaaattcttcgacctttgaacctcaatcgtcaccgtgaatcaccgccatcaattgttcgatccactttcgctgtagtggtaacaattctgtttttggatcgtattgcttcttacccccaaactgttaaaaaaattaaaaatttatattagtttatgtatatgtatattatatatttgttattataaaatttatatactatgatcaataattaaaacttacagctttttgatcttgtatgtaacggttggggttggcacgtgcgacgatgtcagtgatatatttcaaaacataaaaaccgcattcttggcttttaggttgtcttggacagtttgcttgtgaaattccttgccacgggccaagatactgatgtgcgtcccctatatacatgaatgccctgtttgggaaaattatattagcatttcaattccttagttaatttaaattcgttacataagaagtcattaaattattaccttccgatcatttgttctatttcttcgggaattgggcggccttttacagggtttaaatggataattttccttggcgcaaccaccactagcgtccaatgcatcctagaaaattatattggaatataagtaagatagtataaaaaaatttgaagacataatatagaaatgaacaattagcactaaagaatttaataaagtttacccgatattccaaggaataaagaacatttggtggttgttgttcattaatgataaccaattagccaatcgtcttgccgcatcgtcaaaagactgactctgttcttcatcgttgatcccatgcactgtgagaagctctgggtcgtaaaacttgaaaatttttctcagaccgttgatgctctcccatatgtgcctgccaaaaaaattgttagtgccttataataatttaactataatttgatataaggttaattagattaaagaagagtatacatcattccaaacagcattccctggttgccgatgtagttacacgtagcaacctgctgcaaatcctctccagaaagcaggatctgggtacgcggtgcaatgaatcctcgggggacagaaattgtgattatatcacgtttatctttgagccttaggaattcatgaatcatccattttagcgaattagggatcaacgccatcttctcttccgtgaataactcatcttcccgtgcaccacggccttgtggagaaagcatcggagctttcccctttgacgtatcacgtcttgagggcggttgagcgagtggaccctaaacaaaacagaacataatatatatcaaattttatctaaattctaccgaaatttcggcagcataacggttgtaattgaatgaccccaaaaattttgaacatggctgtataacgacaaataacacatatataacagtagtttgttcatccatcccaccgcagcacatatattcgcagaacctacttcactacggatgaatattgaagatattcaaactccactaatcattaataattaatttcagttgagaagttacctcggttgttaaaattaagtgtttaggccaaggaaggaacatctggtatacgtccctaacatatctgcactcttcaattgggactgggatttcagcgtcctcttgcaggatttccgtaaccatgatccgagcatgtgaatcatcgtaatcctggcagtgaactttgatcgtacccacatgctcgtacaaataccctcggaccacaatattgtcgatgttgtcagagcagagatgtactgtctgattaagggccgcatggtcctcaaaattgtataggataccttggtcgttgagggaaatgaactcctcagcataaatttgtggttgtacctcatcctgaggagcgtatggttgtggaacatacgcctcaccagccacctctccttcttcctcttgttcggcagcgttcctctgctgcttaagggattggacttcggcttttaatttttcaatctccttcgcttgccgagccacaacatcagacacttcccttttcttcctgccgaacagttgagatgccctggtcaggaacctacaaatcataaaatgcaaattagcaacgatttcatttgtgtaactaaataaataacatttgaagtaatagcatacccagcagccctgacacgtccaggatgctctggtgtcccgagcgcctgcgtgaggatatcgttttggccctggacctgaatttgtccctgactaagcttctcttctaattgagcctaatgcacgcatatattcaagcaattagtatatgaattatatacatatggatcattaggtaaatgttcgccatggtaataccaattagtataacttctattgaaacctcgtaaatacacatggtccttaatcattgtaatattccctttagatacattacaacaatctacacacggacaatgaatacgatcgtgatttgtagaattctttaagacaaactctaaaaatgcattgaaccctacttgaaatcgcagtgtgtctctctcctcacgcatccatgatttatccataacaaaaatcctatccaaaaaaattcagtatttagtaactacttatagctagttactaattacacaatgtaactaa from Cannabis sativa cultivar Pink pepper isolate KNU-18-1 chromosome 2, ASM2916894v1, whole genome shotgun sequence encodes:
- the LOC133035075 gene encoding uncharacterized protein LOC133035075, yielding MLSPQGRGAREDELFTEEKMALIPNSLKWMIHEFLRLKDKRDIITISVPRGFIAPRTQILLSGEDLQQVATCNYIGNQGMLFGMMHIWESINGLRKIFKFYDPELLTVHGINDEEQSQSFDDAARRLANWLSLMNNNHQMFFIPWNIGMHWTLVVVAPRKIIHLNPVKGRPIPEEIEQMIGRAFMYIGDAHQYLGPWQGISQANCPRQPKSQECGFYVLKYITDIVARANPNRYIQDQKAFGGKKQYDPKTELLPLQRKWIEQLMAVIHGDD